The Gemmatimonadaceae bacterium genome contains the following window.
GGACATCGCCGACGACGGACTGTCGGACGCTGTTGATGAAGAAGTGACCGCCCGGGTAGGGCCTGTAGCTCGGCGGCCTGACAAAGCAGCGCGCCCACGCATCGAGTCCGCCCGGGGAGATACTGCTGTCTTCCGGGCTGAACAGGATCGTGGTCTCGACCGCCAGCGCGGGCTCCGGCGTGAAGGGCTCGCTCGCGAGCAGGACGAGATCGGCGCGAAGCCGCGACATTACGACCCTGCGAAGGTCTTCGGCTTCATCGAGCTCTCGAGGCGGTCCTCCATAGCGCGCGCGTACGTCCGCGAGGAACTGTTCGTCGGGCAATCGGCAGAGCGTCGCGACGTCCAGGTCTTCCGGCGCCACGCCCTTTCCCGCGAGGAAGAGTCGCCGCGGCAGGCGGCCCTGGGCCGCGCAGGCGCGCGCCACCTCGAACGCCGTGATGGCCCCGAACGAATGTCCGAACAGCGCCATCGGCAGTCGCGGCCACTGCAGGAGCGCGTCGCACACGGCGGCCACGTAGCGTGTCCGCTGCGTCTCCACCGGCTCGTCGGGCCGCAGTTCTCCTCCCGGCGCGCTCACAATCCAAAGCTCGACCTGTTGGGGAAGCAGCCGCAACCACGGCAAATACGCCGACGGGCCTCCCCCTGCGTACGGGAAGCAGAGCAGTCGTGCCGAGGCCATCGGTCGCGGCCGCGGATTCCAGAGCCACGACCCAGTCACCGCGGGCAATCGTCAGGAGATGCTTGGGTGGCCTCAGCTGCTCGGAGCCACGCGAGAACCCGCCCGGCGCGCCGCCACCGAACGGAAGCAGCACGAGCAATCGGGGGGTGGGGCACTGGACCGGGTGCGGAGTCGAGCGGTGTGCCTGCGCTCAACGAAGGAGGAAGAACGTCACCACCGGTGTCGCGAACACGGTCACGAGTTGGAGCGTGGCGGCCCGATTCCAGGGCGCCTCCCGCGGCTCGACGGAGACCAGGTCACCTTCGACAAGCCCCAACGATCCCACCGTCTCCCCGGCAGCGATGGCCGTCATGACGCGGTCGCCGTCCATCAGCACCGCGCCGCCGCGCACGACACGGATCTGCATCGGGTCGGCGTCCGGAGACGGGCCGCCGGCACTCATCAACAGCTCGTCCAGCCGTGTCTCCAAGGGCACCGCCCGATAGCCGGGCGAGGCCACGGCACCAAATACCGCGATGCGCATCAGCACCCGAACCGTGACGTTTGCATCGCGCACGGTTTCCGCGACGCGCCCGCGCACGGCACCCTCAATCTCAGAGCGCAGGACGCCGTGGAGCGAAAGCTCTCCGAATGTCCCGATCTGAGCCGACGGACCGGCGAGAACCGTAATCGTGTCCACGAAGCTGACGGCACCGCTCACGCGCACGGAAAAGCGATCGCCCGGCTTGAAATCACCCCGTTCCAACCGAGACCGCAACTGCTCGGCAGTGAGGCGCGCCGCAGCCCGGGTCCGTTGACTGTAGGCGGAGGAGTTGGCAAAGGCGTTATAAGACTCAAGCTCGGCCGTAAGCGCGGTACGCGACTCATGGCCCTCAGGCACGGGCGCCTGCGCGCGCAACAGGCTCGGCGAGGCACCGCCGGCGAAAGCGGAGACGACGAGCGCCCAAGAGATTGCAGAGAGTCGCATATCGGTAGGATACAGGCGGACGCACGAAGCGCGCCACTGCTCAAACGGCCCGTTGCGTCTGCGCGGCAGCCATCCCTTCCCTCCTGTTGCCGCCACGCATCGCCACGTTGGCTCGCGGCGAGTCTCGCCTGGCACGCAAGATCATTTGAATCATGCACTTACATGAAGCGCGACCCCCCGCACGTAAATTGCGGGATGATAGTCCGCCGTCTCCCTGTTCGACCTCCGCGCAGGGCCGATGTTGCGCATCCATCCCGCACGCTCTCAATGACCGTTAGCGACCAACTCCGCCGCCCGCCGCTTACGCTTGTGGTGAACAGCCACGAATGGCACCTCCGGTCCCTGGAGAGCATCCTGGGACCTCATGGCTACGCGGTGCTTCGCGCCTACAACGGCAAGCAGGCGGTGGAGCGCGCCATCAGCGCGCACCCGGACCTCATCATCATCGATGCGGACCTGCCTGACCGGGACGGGCTTGACGTGTGCCGGGAGCTGCGCGCACTCCCGAGTGTGAGTGGTTACACACCGATCTTGATCACGAGCGCGGGCCAGCAGAGCCGTCAGAAGCGCATTGAGGCGCTCCGAGCCGGCGCCTGGGATTTTATCGGTGCCACCTTCGATGGCGAGGAGCTGCCGCTGCGCCTCGACGCGTTCGTGCGCGCCAAGCAGGAAACGGATCGGATGCGCGAGGAAAGCCTGCTGGACGAACTGACCGGCCTGTACAACCTGCGCGGCCTGGCGCGGCGCGCGCGCGAGTTGGGCTCGTCCGCGTTCCGGCAGCGTGAAGCGTTCGCCTGTCTCGTAATCGCCCCTCTCAGGGGAGAATCGGCGGCTGATGCCTCCACCGACGCATGGGAAGCGGCGACGCTCACCCGCCTCGCGAAGATCTTGCTCCGGCTGGGACGTACCTCGGATGCCATCGGCACCCTCGGACCCGGCGAGTTCGCCATCGTCGCGCAGGGGACGGATCCGGCGGGCGCCGAAAAGTTCGCTGAGCGGCTGGCCAATGCGGCGAGTGAACTCTTCGGTGCCGAAGGTATCCAGCTCGCGGTGGGATACGACGCGGTGTCGAACTACAACGACGCGCCGATTGACCCCAGCGACATGCTCACGCGCGCTTCGGCGGCGATGCGTGCCTCGCGGACGGCGTCTGCGGGGACTCGCCGCTCAAGCATCCGGCGCTTTGAGGCGTCGCTGAACTAGCTTCCCCGCGTGCCCTGCACGCGGAGGAGGCCCCGCGACGGTGTCACGCGCTCGTCCTCGGTGCGGTAACCCGAGAGATACGAGTAGTAGCGATACGCGCCAGCCGCCTGCACGTCATTCAGAATCGCGCCGAGAATGCGGATGGGAAGACGCGTGATGTCTTGGAGCCGCGCGCCGGCCAATTCGCGATCGGTTACGCCGTTCCGGAGCACCATTACGAGCGTGCCCGTCAGGGACGCGAGCACCAAGGGATCGACACCGGCGCCCAGCGGCGGGCTGTCGAAGATGATGGCTTGGTAGTCCCCACGCAGTTCCATCATCAGCCGCGCCATCTCCGGGGAGGCCATCAGTTCCGGCGCGCTCTGTCGACGCATCCCCGCCGGTATGAAGTCGAATCCGCCGTCTCGAATGGTCAGCGTGACATCCCCGCGGCTCACCTCTCCCGCGAGCAAGTTCGTCAGGCCAGGCACGCGCGGGGTTCCGAGCGTACGGTGGAGATACCCGCGCCGGTTGTCGCCGTCCACCAATAGAGTGCGGCGGCCCGACATGGCGAAGCTCTTGGCAAGTTGGTGCGAGGTGAAGGACTTGCCGTCGCCGCTACCCGGCGAGGTGATGGTCGTCGCGAAGGGGCCCGCGACACCGTGTGCGTAGAGCAGCGACATACGGACGCTGCGCACCGCCTCCAGCAACTGGTCGGCGTCCTCCTCGCGCGTGGTCCCGTTGCGACCGGTCCGGAGCAACGGCAAGGCGCCGAGGATCTGCAGGCCGAGGTCGCGCGTGACCTGGCTCGGGTAGCGCAGCCGGCGATCGAGCCGGTCGAGCAGCAGCGCCAGCGCCAGCCCGAGACAGAGCCCGCCGAATCCCGATCCAGCGAACAGGATGATGACCTGGTCGCGCACAGGCCGCGTGGGCGGCACTGCCGTGTCCAGCACCCGGACGTCGGGCGCTGCGCTCAGTTCGGAGAGGCGAGCCTGCTCGTAGGCGGACTGTAGTTCCGTGAAGATCATCTGCGCGACATCGACGTTCCGCTCGAGCCGATTCTCCTCGGTCACTCGCGCGGGAATCTGTTGCATCTCGCGCGAGGAGGCGGCGATGCGCTCGTCGAACTGCGCAACGGATGCGCTCAGATTGTTGACCAGCGCGCGCGCCTGAGACGGAATGGTCTGGTTCTCCAGCGCAGCGATCTCGCGCTCCAACTGCTGCAACGGTGCGTGCGTCTCGGAGAAGATCAGCCGCAGCTGGCGCGCTTCCGCACGCTTCGACGTCAACAGCTCGAGCGAGGTCGTCAGCTCGCGTGACTCACGCACCGCGGGGATCGTTCCCAGCGACACCACGATCGATTGGCCGGTGTCATTCGCCTGCTGCAAGGCGCGCTGCACAGCCTCGCGGTCCCGAATCAGCGCGTCGCGCTCGAGGCGCAGGTTGAAGAACGCCTCGCGCACGGGATCGCGCGTCTCCGCGAGGCCCGAGGCGATGGGCGTCGCCCCGCGATCGCTCGGCAGCGTGATCGTCCGCACCTTGAAGCTCTCCAGCGCCGTCTCGGCACCGGCGAGATCGCGCCGCGAGTTCTCGAGCTGCTCGCGCAACACCTGCGAGACGACGGTCAGCTTGTCCCGCTTGAGCAGCGTGGCGACCTCGACGAAGCGTTCGGCGACAGCGTTTACGGTCGCTGCCGTCGCCACGGGGTCGTCGCCCCGCATCGAGAGGCGGAGCAGGGATCCGTTCAGCGGAAGGTTGATGCCAAGCTCGCTGGCAAGCTTCACGGCGGCGTCGCGGGGCACGCGGACGCGGAAGCCGAGCCCACGTTCGACCTCGAGTGCACCCGGCACCCAGAGAAAGCCGTACTCGCGCCCAAGCGAGTCTCCGACGGCGGCCTCTTCGATCACCACGCGCTCGTTGTTGCTCACCCGGAGCAGAAGGACGCGGCCGGCCGCGTTCTTTCGGACCCGATACTCACCAGGCGCAAACTGTTCGCGCACAGCGAACCCGCGGAATACGGCTGAGTCACCGGGCGAGTCCAACTCGAGATACAGCCGCGCCTCGCGCACCACGTAGTCCAGAACCGCCCAGGATCGCGCGAGCTCCATCCAGCCCGGTCCTTCAAGCAGCGGGGCGGCCTGAAGCGGGTTCGCTGGCGCCCCGCGCAGGGCGACCGGAGGCACCTGAATCGAGGCCTGGGCCTCGTACAGCGGCTTCACCACCCGCGACAGGCCGTAGCCTCCACCCAGTCCGAGCACGAAGAGCGAGAGGATGAGCCAGCGAAAGCGCCAGACCGCCGCCAGTGAGCGGCGGATGTCCATTCCTCCCCCAGCTTCCTCTTCGTCTGTGAATGCCTCAGCCTGCTGGCCGGGGCCGACCGGCTGCAGTCGCGTTTCGATCTGATTCGAGTTCATGCGGAGAGGACGGGACTGGGAATGGGTCCGGGGACCAAACAACGAATATACGGCGGAACCGTCACATTTCTCACTATTGACGAGTCCACGCCACGGTGATACCACTATGGCTCTGGTGACCCATTTGTTGCGCTAGCGCGACGATTGGACGAATGCCGTTTGACCGCCGCCTTCCCCCCCGCGACTGGCCCCCTGTGACTGGACTGAACCCGGATTCGACGAGTACCGCTGAGCACTCCCTCGTGCCTAGCGAGTTCCGCGCCAGCCTCAACGTGCTCCTCATCGATGACGAGCGCACGCTCCGGGAGACCTGTAGGTCCATCCTGACCTCGCTTGGCTACCGCGTGGAAGTCGCCTCGAAGGGAGAGGAGGGGCTCAATCTCCTGCAGCGCCGCACGTTCGACATCGTCCTCACTGACCTGTATCTGCCCGACGTCACCGGCCTGGAGCTCTGCCAGGCCGCGCTCGAGCGGGCGCCCGAGACCCTTGTCGTCGTCATGACCGGGAATCCCAGTGTGGCGTCCAACGTCGAAGTGCTGCGGGCGGGCGCCTGGGACTATCTCCCGAAGCCTTTCTCCGCCACGCACCTCGAGATCCTGATTGGTCGGGCTGCCCACACCGTCATGGTCTCACGCGAGTCCGGCGAGGGCCCGGCCGATCCGGACGGCGACAGCAACGCCCCGCTCGGCTCCTCCGTCGCGTTTCAGCGCTGCCTGGCGCTGGCCCGGAAGGTGGCTGCCACCGACGCCTCGGTGTTCATCACCGGCGAGACGGGGTCGGGCAAGGAGATGATTGCGCAGTACATCCACTCCAAGAGTCGGCGACGCAATCGCCCGATCGTCGCCGTAAACTGCGCGGCCTTTCCCGAGGGCCTGCTGGAGTCGGAGATGTTCGGTCACGTGCGGGGATCGTTTACGGGGGCCGTTCGGGACAAGGAAGGCCTGCTGGAATCGGCCAACGGCGGGACGATGTTCCTGGACGAACTCACCGAGATGCCGAAGTCGTTACAGGCCAAGCTGCTGCGCGTCATTCAGGACGGCGTTGTGCGACGGGTCGGGAGCAACTCGACCAGCAGCGTCGTGAACATCCGGTTCATTGCGGCTTCCAACCGCGATCCCGACCGAGCGGTGGCTGACGGAGCGCTCCGCGAGGACCTGTTCTACCGGTTGCGTGTCGTGCCGATTGCGATTCCGCCACTTCGGGAACGCCCCGGCGACGTCGCGTTGCTGAGCGAGCACTTCCTGCAGAGGTACTGGCGGCAGCATCGCGGCATCGAGGAGCGCTGTCCCTCGCTGACGGAGGACGCGATTCGGGCGCTGCAGGCCTACGGGTGGCCGGGCAACGTCCGGGAGCTGCAGAACGCGTTGGAACACGCGGTTGTCTTGTTGGAACCTGGCCAGTCGGTCGGCGCGGCGGACATCCCGCTGCACGGGGAGTCGCGCTCCCGGCCGCTCTCAGGAAGCGCGATGGAGTGGTCGCCCGATCTGTTGCAGGAGAGTTACCACTCGGCCCGCGACCGGGTCATCGCGCAGTTTGAAAGGCGCTACATTGAGGAACTGGTGGTTGCGGCAGGCGGAAACATGTCGAAGGCGGCCCGCATCGCGGGTGTTGATCGCACGACGCTGTACCGGCTG
Protein-coding sequences here:
- a CDS encoding SLBB domain-containing protein → MRLSAISWALVVSAFAGGASPSLLRAQAPVPEGHESRTALTAELESYNAFANSSAYSQRTRAAARLTAEQLRSRLERGDFKPGDRFSVRVSGAVSFVDTITVLAGPSAQIGTFGELSLHGVLRSEIEGAVRGRVAETVRDANVTVRVLMRIAVFGAVASPGYRAVPLETRLDELLMSAGGPSPDADPMQIRVVRGGAVLMDGDRVMTAIAAGETVGSLGLVEGDLVSVEPREAPWNRAATLQLVTVFATPVVTFFLLR
- a CDS encoding sigma-54-dependent Fis family transcriptional regulator, encoding MPSEFRASLNVLLIDDERTLRETCRSILTSLGYRVEVASKGEEGLNLLQRRTFDIVLTDLYLPDVTGLELCQAALERAPETLVVVMTGNPSVASNVEVLRAGAWDYLPKPFSATHLEILIGRAAHTVMVSRESGEGPADPDGDSNAPLGSSVAFQRCLALARKVAATDASVFITGETGSGKEMIAQYIHSKSRRRNRPIVAVNCAAFPEGLLESEMFGHVRGSFTGAVRDKEGLLESANGGTMFLDELTEMPKSLQAKLLRVIQDGVVRRVGSNSTSSVVNIRFIAASNRDPDRAVADGALREDLFYRLRVVPIAIPPLRERPGDVALLSEHFLQRYWRQHRGIEERCPSLTEDAIRALQAYGWPGNVRELQNALEHAVVLLEPGQSVGAADIPLHGESRSRPLSGSAMEWSPDLLQESYHSARDRVIAQFERRYIEELVVAAGGNMSKAARIAGVDRTTLYRLMERHGLQREAVVSPNRSA
- a CDS encoding thioesterase, producing the protein MTGSWLWNPRPRPMASARLLCFPYAGGGPSAYLPWLRLLPQQVELWIVSAPGGELRPDEPVETQRTRYVAAVCDALLQWPRLPMALFGHSFGAITAFEVARACAAQGRLPRRLFLAGKGVAPEDLDVATLCRLPDEQFLADVRARYGGPPRELDEAEDLRRVVMSRLRADLVLLASEPFTPEPALAVETTILFSPEDSSISPGGLDAWARCFVRPPSYRPYPGGHFFINSVRQSVVGDVRDALVDALAGQP
- a CDS encoding response regulator, yielding MNSHEWHLRSLESILGPHGYAVLRAYNGKQAVERAISAHPDLIIIDADLPDRDGLDVCRELRALPSVSGYTPILITSAGQQSRQKRIEALRAGAWDFIGATFDGEELPLRLDAFVRAKQETDRMREESLLDELTGLYNLRGLARRARELGSSAFRQREAFACLVIAPLRGESAADASTDAWEAATLTRLAKILLRLGRTSDAIGTLGPGEFAIVAQGTDPAGAEKFAERLANAASELFGAEGIQLAVGYDAVSNYNDAPIDPSDMLTRASAAMRASRTASAGTRRSSIRRFEASLN